The following are encoded in a window of Massilia sp. R2A-15 genomic DNA:
- the gluQRS gene encoding tRNA glutamyl-Q(34) synthetase GluQRS has protein sequence MQSTRYIGRFAPSPTGPLHAGSLVAALASYLDARVHGGAWLVRIEDVDEGRSVPGAADGMLDLLRRLGMHWDGDVVWQSRRGALYQAAFDSLWEHAYPCGCNRREIADSRLGTAPDGSAIYPGTCRLGLGAGKTTRSLRLRVPEPGDDTVSFVDRFAGRVEHHLALDAGDFVLKRADGFWAYQLAVVVDDAEQGVTDIVRGADLLDSTPRQIYLQRLLGVPTPRYLHVPVLRNEQGEKLSKQTGAAAVTAHDEAGAVAALMDAARGLGLALAPAGSLDGFWRDAIPAWAALLSARGETI, from the coding sequence ATGCAGTCAACACGCTATATCGGCCGTTTCGCGCCGTCGCCGACCGGCCCGCTGCACGCCGGCTCGCTGGTGGCGGCGCTGGCCAGCTACCTCGACGCGCGCGTCCACGGCGGCGCATGGCTGGTGCGCATCGAGGATGTCGATGAGGGCCGCAGCGTGCCCGGCGCCGCCGACGGCATGCTCGATTTGCTGCGGCGGCTCGGCATGCACTGGGATGGCGACGTGGTCTGGCAAAGCCGGCGCGGCGCGCTCTACCAGGCCGCCTTCGACAGCTTGTGGGAGCACGCGTACCCGTGCGGCTGCAACCGGCGCGAGATCGCCGATTCGCGCCTGGGCACGGCGCCCGACGGTTCGGCGATCTATCCCGGCACCTGCCGCCTCGGCCTCGGCGCCGGCAAGACCACGCGCAGCCTGCGCTTGCGCGTGCCGGAGCCGGGCGACGACACCGTCTCGTTTGTCGACCGCTTCGCCGGCAGGGTGGAACACCACCTCGCGCTTGACGCGGGCGATTTCGTGCTCAAGCGCGCCGATGGCTTCTGGGCCTATCAGCTGGCGGTCGTGGTAGACGATGCGGAGCAGGGCGTCACCGACATCGTGCGCGGCGCCGACCTGCTCGACTCGACGCCGCGCCAGATCTATCTGCAGCGCCTGCTCGGCGTGCCGACGCCGCGCTACCTGCACGTGCCGGTGCTGCGCAACGAACAGGGCGAGAAGCTGTCGAAGCAGACCGGCGCGGCCGCGGTGACGGCGCACGACGAAGCCGGCGCCGTCGCGGCCTTGATGGACGCGGCGCGCGGCCTTGGCCTGGCGCTCGCGCCAGCCGGCTCGCTGGACGGGTTCTGGCGCGATGCGATTCCGGCCTGGGCGGCGCTGCTGTCGGCCAGGGGTGAAACGATCTGA
- a CDS encoding succinate dehydrogenase iron-sulfur subunit: MTRTVKLKIYRYDPDRDAKPYMQDVTVELQDNDKMLLDALQRIKSDVDDSLSLRRSCREGVCGSDAMNINGKNGLACTTNLNELTQPIVLRPLPGLPVIRDLIVDMTQFFKQYDSIKPYLINDSIRPEKERLQSPTEREELDGLYECILCACCSTSCPSFWWNPDKFVGPAGLLQAYRFIADSRDEATGARLDNLEDPYRLFRCHSIMNCVDVCPKGLNPNKAIGKIKELMVRRAI, translated from the coding sequence ATGACACGCACCGTAAAACTGAAAATCTACCGCTACGATCCTGACCGCGACGCCAAGCCGTACATGCAGGACGTCACCGTCGAACTGCAGGACAACGACAAGATGCTGCTCGACGCGCTCCAGCGCATCAAGTCCGACGTTGACGACTCGCTGTCGCTGCGCCGCTCGTGCCGCGAAGGCGTGTGCGGTTCGGACGCGATGAACATCAACGGCAAGAACGGCTTGGCCTGCACCACCAACCTGAACGAGCTGACCCAGCCGATCGTGCTGCGTCCGCTGCCAGGCCTGCCGGTGATCCGCGATCTGATCGTCGACATGACCCAGTTCTTCAAGCAGTACGACTCGATCAAGCCGTACCTGATCAACGACTCGATCCGCCCTGAGAAAGAGCGCCTGCAGTCGCCGACCGAGCGTGAAGAGCTCGACGGCCTGTACGAGTGCATCCTGTGCGCCTGCTGCTCGACCTCATGCCCGTCGTTCTGGTGGAACCCGGACAAGTTCGTCGGCCCGGCTGGCCTGCTGCAAGCCTACCGCTTCATCGCCGATTCGCGCGACGAAGCGACCGGCGCGCGCCTGGACAACCTGGAAGATCCGTACCGCCTGTTCCGCTGCCACTCGATCATGAATTGCGTCGACGTTTGCCCGAAAGGGTTGAACCCGAACAAGGCGATCGGCAAGATCAAGGAACTGATGGTGCGTCGCGCCATTTAA
- a CDS encoding nuclear transport factor 2 family protein, with the protein MKRLILAFCLFLSSFAAVAETADAALTKQVNAFVDGWHDDAANSRMAYFDKIAKDGVYIGTDKTELWNREEFKAYAKPYFDRKKGWAMKPIRRNVYSTPDKHIVWFDELLDTSMGVCQATGVIHRTPTGFEIEHYQLSMAVPNDVSKSVTKTIKEFEAKGPAK; encoded by the coding sequence ATGAAACGCCTGATCCTCGCTTTCTGCCTCTTCCTCTCCAGCTTCGCCGCCGTCGCGGAAACCGCCGATGCCGCCCTGACCAAGCAGGTCAACGCCTTCGTCGACGGCTGGCACGACGACGCGGCCAATTCGCGCATGGCTTACTTTGACAAGATCGCCAAGGACGGCGTGTACATCGGCACCGACAAGACCGAACTGTGGAACAGGGAAGAGTTCAAGGCGTATGCGAAGCCGTACTTCGACCGGAAAAAGGGATGGGCGATGAAGCCGATCCGGCGAAACGTCTACAGCACGCCCGACAAGCACATCGTCTGGTTCGACGAACTGCTCGACACGTCGATGGGCGTGTGCCAGGCCACTGGCGTGATTCACCGCACCCCGACCGGTTTCGAGATCGAACACTACCAGCTGTCGATGGCGGTGCCGAACGACGTGTCGAAATCGGTCACGAAGACGATCAAGGAATTCGAGGCGAAGGGCCCCGCCAAATAG
- a CDS encoding succinate dehydrogenase assembly factor 2 — protein sequence MTTHQSDPANRARLRWRSRRGLLENDLILTRFLDAHEADLSDEDVDALTRLLDLADQPLMDLLLARAEPEGEVDLPQVRALLARLRQA from the coding sequence GTGACTACGCATCAATCCGACCCGGCCAACCGCGCCCGCCTGCGCTGGCGCAGCCGCCGGGGGCTGCTCGAAAACGACCTGATCCTGACGCGCTTCCTCGATGCGCATGAGGCCGACCTGAGCGACGAGGATGTCGATGCGCTGACGCGGCTGCTGGACCTGGCGGACCAACCGCTGATGGACCTGCTGCTCGCGCGTGCCGAGCCCGAAGGCGAGGTCGATCTGCCGCAGGTGCGCGCCTTGCTCGCGCGGCTGCGGCAAGCGTAG
- the gltA gene encoding citrate synthase — protein sequence MNISDTKATLSFSDGSAAIDMPIYKGTVGPDVIDIRKLYAQTGKFTYDPGFMSTAACNSSITYIDGDKGELQYRGYPIEQLAEHCDFLDTCYLLLNGELPNAAQSKKFDETVTKHTMVHEQMQFFFRGFRRDAHPMSVLVGTVGALASFYHDSLDINDPHHREVSAIRLIAKMPTLVAMSYKYSMGQPFMYPRNDLSYSANFMRMMFGNPCEEYVVNDVLVRALDRILILHADHEQNASTSTVRLAGSSGANPFACIAAGIACLWGPAHGGANEAALNMLKEIGSVENIPAFIEKVKDKNSGVKLMGFGHRVYKNFDPRAKLMRETCHEVLDELGLHDDPLFKLAMALEKIALEDEYFVSRKLYPNVDFYSGIVQSALGIPVSLFTGIFAMARTVGWIAQWNEMIADPEQKIGRPRQLFIGATKRDVPPMDKR from the coding sequence ATGAATATCTCCGATACCAAAGCCACCCTGTCGTTCTCCGATGGCAGCGCCGCCATCGACATGCCGATCTACAAGGGCACCGTCGGCCCGGACGTCATCGACATCCGCAAGCTGTACGCCCAGACCGGCAAGTTCACCTACGACCCAGGCTTCATGTCGACCGCCGCCTGCAACTCGTCGATCACCTACATCGACGGCGACAAGGGCGAGCTGCAGTACCGCGGCTACCCGATCGAGCAGCTGGCCGAGCACTGCGACTTCCTCGACACCTGCTACCTGCTGCTGAACGGCGAACTGCCGAACGCCGCGCAGAGCAAGAAGTTCGACGAGACCGTCACCAAGCACACCATGGTGCACGAGCAGATGCAATTCTTCTTCCGCGGCTTCCGCCGCGACGCGCACCCGATGTCGGTGCTGGTGGGCACGGTCGGCGCGCTGGCCTCGTTCTATCACGACTCGCTCGACATCAACGACCCGCACCACCGCGAAGTGTCGGCGATCCGCCTGATCGCCAAGATGCCGACCCTGGTCGCGATGTCGTACAAGTACTCGATGGGCCAGCCGTTCATGTACCCGCGCAACGACCTGTCGTACAGCGCCAACTTCATGCGCATGATGTTCGGTAATCCGTGCGAAGAGTACGTCGTCAACGACGTGCTGGTGCGCGCGCTCGACCGCATCCTGATCCTGCACGCGGACCACGAGCAGAACGCCTCGACCTCGACCGTCCGCCTGGCCGGCTCGTCGGGCGCCAACCCGTTCGCCTGTATCGCAGCGGGCATCGCCTGCCTGTGGGGCCCTGCGCACGGCGGCGCCAACGAAGCTGCGCTGAACATGCTCAAGGAAATCGGCAGCGTCGAGAACATCCCGGCCTTCATCGAGAAGGTCAAGGACAAGAACTCGGGCGTGAAGCTGATGGGCTTCGGTCACCGCGTCTACAAGAACTTCGACCCGCGCGCCAAGTTGATGCGCGAGACCTGCCACGAGGTGCTCGACGAGCTGGGCCTGCACGACGACCCGCTGTTCAAGCTGGCCATGGCGCTGGAAAAGATCGCGCTGGAAGACGAGTACTTCGTGTCGCGCAAGCTGTACCCGAACGTCGACTTCTACTCGGGTATCGTGCAGTCGGCGCTGGGCATTCCAGTGTCGCTGTTCACCGGTATCTTCGCGATGGCGCGCACCGTCGGCTGGATCGCCCAGTGGAACGAGATGATCGCCGATCCTGAGCAGAAGATCGGCCGTCCGCGCCAGCTGTTCATCGGCGCGACCAAGCGCGATGTGCCGCCGATGGACAAGCGTTAA
- a CDS encoding 2-oxoglutarate dehydrogenase E1 component — translation MMQQQTANSYLFGGNAPYVEELYEAYLDNPGSVPDNWRAYFDSMQNVPAVDGSNKPDVVHASVIASFAERAKQGPIRVVHAAADADMGRKNVSVTQLIATYRNLGSQWANLDPLQRQERPTIPELEPAFYGFTDADMDTQFNISNTYFGQETASLRDLINFLRDTYCRSIGAEFMYISDPAEKRWLQEKLESIRSTPSFPAEKKIHILDRLTAAEGLERYLHTRYVGQKRFSLEGSESFIASIDETIQRAGEKGVQEIVIGMAHRGRLNVLVNTLGKSPADLFEEFEGKHGDELPSGDVKYHQGFSSDIATAGGPVHLSLAFNPSHLEIVNPVVEGSVKARMDRRGDKDGAQVLPILVHGDAAFAGQGVVMETLNLAQTRGYGTGGTVHIVINNQIGFTTSDPRDARSTLYCSDVVKMIEAPVLHINSDDPEAVVLATQIALDYRMQFQKDIVLDIISYRKLGHNEQDTPALTQPLMYKKIGQHPGTRKLYADKLIAQGVIPADGGDKMVSTFRDAMDAGKHTVDPVISNFKNKYAVDWLPFLNKKWTDSADTAVPMTELKRLASRITVVPEQFKAHSLVEKVLADRASMGRGDMNLDWGMGEHLAYASLVSSGYAVRLTGQDAGRGTFVHRHAVLHDQNRERWDAGTYVPLCNVSDTQAPFTVIDSVLSEEAVLAFEYGYSTAEPNTLTIWEAQFGDFANGAQVVIDQFISSGEVKWGRASGLVMMLPHGYEGQGPEHSSARLERFLQLCADNNMQVVQPTSASQIFHLLRRQMVRQFRKPLVIMTPKSLLRNKDAGSPLSDLAKGAFQTVIGEVDEKIDGKKVKRVIACSGKVYYDLVAQRKTRGASDVAIIRVEQLYPFPHKSFAAELKKFPNFTELVWAQDEPQNQGPWFQIQHNIFESLESGQRLAYAGRPASASPAVGYYDKHYAQQKELLETAFSKLKGFILTK, via the coding sequence ATGATGCAACAACAGACAGCGAACTCGTATCTGTTCGGTGGCAATGCGCCATACGTAGAAGAGTTATACGAGGCCTATCTCGACAATCCTGGCTCGGTGCCAGACAATTGGCGTGCCTACTTCGACTCCATGCAGAACGTGCCTGCGGTCGATGGATCCAATAAACCCGACGTCGTCCATGCATCCGTGATCGCCTCGTTTGCCGAGCGCGCGAAGCAGGGCCCGATCCGCGTGGTGCACGCCGCCGCCGACGCCGACATGGGACGCAAGAACGTCTCCGTCACCCAGCTGATCGCCACCTACCGCAACCTCGGTTCGCAGTGGGCCAACCTGGACCCGCTGCAGCGCCAGGAGCGCCCGACGATTCCTGAACTGGAACCGGCGTTCTACGGCTTCACCGATGCTGACATGGACACCCAGTTCAACATCAGCAATACCTACTTCGGCCAGGAGACGGCGTCGCTGCGCGACCTGATCAACTTCCTGCGCGATACCTACTGCCGCTCGATCGGCGCCGAATTCATGTACATCAGCGACCCGGCCGAAAAGCGCTGGTTGCAAGAGAAGCTCGAATCGATCCGCTCGACCCCTTCGTTCCCGGCCGAGAAAAAAATCCACATCCTCGACCGCCTGACGGCCGCCGAAGGCCTGGAGCGCTACCTCCACACCCGCTACGTCGGCCAGAAGCGCTTCTCGCTCGAAGGCTCGGAGTCGTTCATCGCCTCGATCGACGAGACCATCCAGCGCGCCGGCGAAAAAGGCGTGCAGGAGATCGTCATCGGCATGGCCCACCGCGGCCGCCTGAACGTGCTGGTCAACACCCTGGGCAAGTCCCCGGCCGACCTGTTCGAAGAATTCGAAGGCAAGCACGGCGACGAACTGCCGTCGGGCGACGTCAAGTACCACCAGGGCTTCTCGAGCGACATCGCTACCGCGGGCGGCCCGGTCCACCTGTCGCTGGCGTTCAACCCGTCGCACCTCGAGATCGTCAACCCGGTCGTCGAAGGCTCGGTCAAGGCGCGCATGGACCGCCGCGGCGACAAGGACGGCGCGCAAGTGCTGCCGATCCTGGTGCACGGCGACGCCGCATTCGCCGGCCAGGGCGTGGTCATGGAAACGCTGAACCTCGCGCAGACCCGCGGCTACGGCACGGGCGGCACGGTGCACATCGTGATCAACAACCAGATCGGCTTCACCACGTCGGACCCGCGCGACGCGCGCTCGACCCTGTACTGCTCGGACGTCGTGAAGATGATCGAAGCGCCGGTCCTGCACATCAATAGCGACGATCCGGAAGCGGTCGTGCTGGCGACCCAGATCGCGCTCGACTACCGCATGCAGTTCCAGAAGGACATCGTCCTCGACATCATCAGCTACCGCAAACTGGGCCACAACGAGCAGGACACGCCTGCGCTGACCCAGCCGCTGATGTACAAGAAAATCGGCCAGCATCCAGGCACCCGCAAGCTGTACGCGGACAAGCTGATCGCCCAGGGCGTGATTCCGGCCGATGGCGGCGACAAGATGGTCTCTACGTTCCGCGACGCGATGGACGCCGGCAAGCACACCGTCGATCCGGTCATCTCCAACTTCAAGAACAAGTACGCGGTCGACTGGCTGCCGTTCCTGAACAAGAAGTGGACCGACAGCGCCGACACCGCCGTGCCGATGACGGAACTGAAGCGCCTCGCTTCGCGCATCACCGTGGTGCCGGAGCAGTTCAAGGCCCACTCGCTGGTTGAAAAAGTGCTGGCCGACCGCGCCTCGATGGGCCGAGGCGACATGAACCTGGACTGGGGCATGGGCGAGCACCTGGCCTACGCCTCGCTGGTGTCGTCCGGCTACGCCGTGCGCCTGACCGGCCAGGACGCCGGCCGCGGCACCTTCGTGCACCGCCACGCCGTGCTGCACGACCAGAACCGCGAGCGCTGGGATGCGGGCACCTACGTCCCGCTGTGCAACGTGTCCGACACCCAGGCGCCGTTCACCGTCATCGACTCGGTGCTGTCGGAAGAAGCGGTACTCGCATTCGAGTACGGCTATTCGACCGCCGAACCGAACACGCTGACGATCTGGGAAGCGCAGTTCGGCGACTTCGCCAACGGCGCGCAAGTCGTGATCGACCAGTTCATCAGCTCTGGCGAAGTGAAGTGGGGCCGCGCATCGGGCCTGGTGATGATGCTGCCGCACGGTTACGAAGGCCAGGGCCCGGAGCACTCGTCGGCACGCCTCGAGCGCTTCCTGCAGCTGTGCGCCGACAACAACATGCAAGTGGTGCAGCCGACCTCCGCGTCGCAGATCTTCCACCTGCTGCGCCGCCAGATGGTGCGCCAGTTCCGCAAGCCGCTCGTCATCATGACGCCGAAGTCGCTGCTGCGTAACAAGGACGCCGGCTCGCCGCTGTCGGATCTCGCCAAGGGCGCGTTCCAGACCGTGATCGGCGAAGTGGACGAGAAGATCGACGGCAAGAAGGTCAAGCGCGTCATCGCCTGCTCGGGCAAGGTCTATTACGACCTGGTCGCGCAGCGCAAGACGCGCGGCGCCTCCGACGTGGCCATCATCCGCGTCGAGCAGCTGTATCCGTTCCCGCACAAGTCGTTCGCGGCCGAACTGAAGAAGTTCCCGAACTTCACCGAGCTGGTATGGGCGCAGGATGAGCCGCAGAACCAGGGTCCGTGGTTCCAGATCCAGCACAACATCTTCGAAAGCCTGGAATCGGGTCAGCGCCTCGCGTACGCGGGCCGTCCGGCTTCGGCTTCGCCTGCGGTCGGTTACTACGACAAGCACTACGCGCAGCAGAAGGAGTTGCTGGAGACCGCGTTCTCCAAGCTCAAGGGCTTCATCCTCACTAAATAA
- a CDS encoding response regulator yields the protein MSARLFIVEDEPELAALVADYARAAGYEPVLFADGATALAAIRAGAPDLVVLDLMLPGLDGLSVCREVRAFSDVPIVMVTARVEEIDRLLGLDAGADDYLCKPFSPRELMARIKAILRRAGARDRTIEVDEQGLRILVHRRPLELTQTEFQILAAMARRPGQVFSRAQLLDLAREDSLDVTDRAVDSHIKNLRRKLGTALPGVEAIHSIYGLGYRLDL from the coding sequence GTGAGCGCGCGCCTGTTCATCGTCGAGGACGAGCCGGAACTGGCGGCGCTGGTCGCCGATTATGCGCGCGCGGCGGGCTACGAACCCGTGCTGTTTGCCGACGGCGCAACGGCGCTGGCGGCGATCCGCGCCGGCGCACCGGACCTGGTCGTGCTCGACCTGATGCTCCCTGGCCTCGACGGCCTGTCGGTGTGCCGCGAGGTGCGCGCGTTTTCCGACGTTCCGATCGTGATGGTGACGGCGCGGGTGGAGGAAATCGACCGCTTGCTCGGGCTCGATGCGGGCGCCGACGATTATCTGTGCAAGCCGTTCAGCCCGCGCGAGCTGATGGCGCGCATCAAGGCGATCCTGCGGCGCGCCGGCGCGAGGGACAGGACGATCGAGGTCGACGAACAGGGACTGCGCATCCTGGTGCATCGCCGGCCGCTGGAGCTGACGCAGACCGAGTTCCAGATTCTGGCGGCGATGGCGCGCCGGCCGGGCCAGGTGTTTTCGCGCGCGCAGCTGCTCGACCTGGCGCGCGAGGACAGCCTCGACGTCACCGACCGCGCGGTCGACAGCCATATCAAGAACCTGCGGCGCAAGCTGGGCACCGCGCTGCCCGGTGTCGAGGCGATTCATTCGATCTACGGGCTGGGGTATCGGCTGGACTTATAG
- the odhB gene encoding 2-oxoglutarate dehydrogenase complex dihydrolipoyllysine-residue succinyltransferase → MAQIEVKVPQLSESVAEATMLSWHKKVGEPVARDENLIDIETDKVVLELPAPAAGTIVQIIKGDGSTVVAGEVIAIIDTEASAQVSPLEVKAVATPNAPAPAVDSPSPASKGDIAMPAAAKILSEASMTTSQVTGTGKDGRVTKGDALSAVAAGVKPAAPTPLTVVASKPALQQVAAPAIASLGDRPEERVPMSRLRARIAERLVQSQSTNAILTTFNEVNMQPVIDLRNKYKDKFEKEHGVKLGFMSFFVKAAVAALKKYPIINASVDGNDIVYHGYFDIGIAVGSPRGLVVPILRNADQMSIADIEKKIGEFGAKAKEGKLTLDDLTGGTFSISNGGTFGSMLSTPIINPPQSAILGVHATKDRAVVENGQIVVRPMNYLAMSYDHRIIDGREAVLGLVTMKETLEDPSRLLLDL, encoded by the coding sequence ATGGCACAAATCGAAGTCAAGGTCCCACAACTGTCGGAGTCGGTAGCCGAAGCGACCATGCTTTCATGGCACAAGAAAGTCGGCGAGCCAGTCGCGCGCGACGAAAACCTGATCGACATCGAGACCGACAAAGTGGTCCTTGAACTGCCGGCGCCGGCAGCGGGCACCATCGTCCAGATCATCAAGGGCGACGGCAGCACCGTGGTCGCTGGCGAAGTCATCGCCATCATCGACACCGAAGCGTCGGCGCAAGTGAGCCCGCTGGAAGTAAAGGCTGTCGCCACCCCGAACGCGCCGGCGCCTGCCGTCGATTCCCCATCGCCAGCGTCGAAAGGCGACATCGCCATGCCGGCCGCCGCCAAGATCCTGTCGGAAGCTTCCATGACGACCAGCCAGGTCACCGGCACCGGCAAGGACGGCCGCGTCACCAAGGGCGATGCGCTCAGCGCCGTCGCCGCCGGCGTCAAGCCTGCCGCTCCGACGCCGCTGACCGTCGTGGCATCGAAGCCTGCGCTGCAGCAGGTCGCCGCACCGGCCATCGCCAGCCTGGGCGACCGTCCGGAAGAGCGCGTGCCGATGAGCCGCCTGCGCGCCCGCATCGCCGAGCGCCTGGTGCAGTCGCAGTCGACCAACGCGATCCTGACCACGTTCAATGAAGTGAACATGCAGCCGGTGATCGACCTGCGCAACAAGTACAAGGACAAGTTCGAGAAAGAGCACGGCGTCAAGCTGGGCTTCATGTCCTTCTTCGTCAAGGCCGCCGTCGCCGCGTTGAAGAAGTACCCGATCATCAACGCTTCGGTCGATGGCAACGACATCGTCTACCACGGCTACTTCGACATCGGTATCGCGGTCGGTTCGCCGCGCGGCCTGGTGGTGCCTATCCTGCGCAATGCCGACCAGATGTCGATCGCCGACATCGAAAAGAAGATCGGTGAATTCGGCGCCAAGGCCAAGGAAGGCAAGCTGACCCTGGACGACCTGACCGGCGGCACCTTCTCGATCTCGAACGGCGGCACCTTCGGCTCGATGCTGTCGACCCCGATCATCAACCCGCCGCAGTCGGCCATCCTGGGCGTGCACGCGACCAAGGACCGCGCCGTCGTCGAAAACGGCCAGATCGTGGTGCGTCCGATGAACTACCTGGCGATGTCGTACGACCACCGCATCATCGACGGCCGCGAAGCCGTCCTGGGCCTGGTCACGATGAAGGAAACGCTGGAAGATCCATCGCGCCTGCTGCTGGACCTGTAA
- a CDS encoding ATP-binding protein, whose amino-acid sequence MRISIGHRLFASVLLAMLAVAAAGIALMRQNVTASFGEYALNIELDRLGELSGALARQYSDRGGWDFLPPSADERRLWIARELERLDQRRFDVAPPPINTGVRSGGPDPISPPAPPVPPAPPLPPLPLSAQSTPGLQDRITLLDARGAYLAGRPLDSGPSAKRAIGPSSAPFGFLAVSRPPRPSDALARAFLRELSDSLVWIVGASIALSAGAAMLLAAHFRKPIGRLAGAARELADGRFDVRLPADRSDELGELAHSFNQLAHKLEAAEQSRRQWVADTSHELRTPLSVLRAQLEAIQDGVRAGDPATVASMLRQVLSLNKLIDDLYALARSDVGTPYYQRMELDLWPLALEQATAFEDKLAGAGLRFAAGAPPAASTALADPESMRQVLANLFENCVRYTARGGTVSLHARTDGSAIHVTLDDSAPGVPEDALARLGERFYRVDASRSRDKGGAGLGLALCRRIVEDQGGTLAFAHSPLGGLRVELTLPMVKP is encoded by the coding sequence TTGCGCATTTCGATCGGTCACCGGCTGTTTGCCTCCGTGCTGCTGGCGATGCTCGCCGTGGCCGCCGCCGGCATCGCGCTGATGCGGCAGAACGTCACGGCCAGCTTCGGCGAGTACGCGCTGAACATCGAGCTGGACCGGCTCGGGGAATTGTCGGGGGCGCTGGCCAGGCAGTACAGCGATCGCGGGGGCTGGGACTTCCTGCCGCCATCGGCCGACGAACGGCGGCTGTGGATAGCGCGCGAACTGGAGCGCCTGGACCAGCGGCGCTTCGACGTGGCACCGCCGCCGATCAACACCGGGGTCAGGTCCGGCGGACCTGACCCCATCTCTCCGCCGGCGCCTCCAGTGCCTCCCGCGCCGCCGCTGCCCCCGCTGCCGCTATCGGCGCAATCCACGCCAGGCCTGCAAGACCGCATCACCCTCCTCGACGCCCGCGGCGCGTATCTGGCCGGCCGGCCGCTGGACTCGGGGCCGTCCGCGAAGCGCGCCATCGGCCCTTCATCTGCGCCCTTCGGGTTTCTGGCCGTGAGCCGGCCGCCGCGACCGAGCGACGCGCTGGCGCGGGCCTTCCTGCGCGAGTTGAGCGACAGCCTGGTCTGGATCGTCGGCGCCAGCATCGCGCTCAGCGCTGGCGCCGCGATGCTGCTGGCGGCGCACTTTCGCAAGCCGATCGGGCGGCTGGCCGGCGCGGCGCGCGAATTGGCCGACGGCCGCTTCGACGTGCGCCTGCCGGCCGACCGCAGCGACGAACTGGGCGAACTGGCGCACAGCTTCAACCAGCTGGCGCACAAACTGGAAGCGGCCGAACAATCGCGCCGCCAGTGGGTGGCCGACACGTCGCATGAATTGCGCACGCCGCTGTCGGTACTGCGCGCCCAGCTCGAAGCGATCCAGGACGGCGTGCGCGCGGGCGATCCGGCGACGGTGGCGTCGATGCTGCGCCAGGTCCTGTCGCTCAACAAGCTGATCGACGACCTGTACGCGCTGGCGCGCTCGGACGTGGGTACGCCCTACTACCAGCGCATGGAACTCGACCTGTGGCCGCTGGCGCTGGAGCAGGCGACGGCATTCGAGGACAAGCTGGCCGGCGCCGGCCTGCGCTTTGCCGCTGGGGCGCCGCCCGCCGCCAGCACGGCGCTGGCCGATCCGGAGTCGATGCGTCAGGTGTTAGCCAACCTGTTCGAGAACTGCGTGCGCTACACCGCGCGTGGCGGCACGGTATCGCTGCATGCGCGCACCGACGGTTCGGCAATCCATGTGACGCTGGACGACAGCGCCCCCGGCGTGCCGGAGGACGCGCTGGCGCGGCTGGGCGAACGCTTCTACCGGGTCGATGCATCGCGCAGCCGCGACAAGGGCGGCGCGGGACTTGGACTGGCGCTGTGCCGGCGCATCGTCGAGGACCAGGGCGGCACGCTGGCGTTCGCGCACTCGCCGCTGGGCGGCCTGCGGGTCGAACTGACGCTGCCGATGGTGAAGCCGTGA